The bacterium genome has a window encoding:
- a CDS encoding nucleotidyltransferase, with protein sequence MQNLHNLLKLLVHSPLDFIIVGGFAAVLHGCHQTTRDIDICILNSPEQIDHLKALLAPYHPCLRTTGESFLQTTSLEGDLHLVTDLGMLDVISSVIGVGSYYSVLKNSVEIDILDGKCRLISIDDLIKCKRELGRHRDLAVAEELEAIKQENNKKS encoded by the coding sequence GTGCAAAACCTTCACAATCTTCTCAAATTACTGGTTCATAGCCCTCTCGATTTTATTATCGTAGGAGGCTTTGCGGCCGTATTGCATGGCTGCCACCAAACAACTCGCGATATCGATATTTGTATTCTAAATTCTCCAGAACAAATTGATCATTTAAAAGCACTTCTTGCTCCTTATCATCCTTGCCTCCGCACTACAGGAGAATCTTTTCTTCAAACCACCTCGCTCGAAGGCGATCTTCATCTTGTTACCGATTTAGGAATGCTGGATGTTATCAGTTCGGTTATTGGTGTGGGTTCTTATTATAGTGTTCTAAAAAATAGTGTAGAAATTGATATTTTAGACGGAAAATGTCGCCTCATTTCGATTGACGATTTAATAAAATGTAAGAGGGAATTAGGCCGCCACCGCGATTTAGCCGTTGCAGAAGAGTTAGAAGCAATTAAACAAGAAAATAATAAAAAATCATGA